One genomic window of Alphaproteobacteria bacterium includes the following:
- a CDS encoding secretion system protein E encodes MADIIRMRDPMTPQSRPDGVNGARLGERLVAGKRISTDQLRIALHEQRVAGGLLGEALIKLGFINASLLAETLADSGGYRRIDIRTAQIDMTLAAMVPKTVARQCRAIPLVRNGDRIELAMADPFDIMALDQMRHHMPAGCDLVPCVADLHDLMAGIEQHYGDDAVADRLLQQIEGAGGFAEHAQASIHPVIELADHLIEEAVRVGASDLHFEPEAGFVRLRYRIDGILHPMQLLHRDHWPAIAQRLKIMAGMNIANSRFAQDGRFSMQCGGRTVDFRVSLLPTIWGENIVIRVLDHRQSLLPLDTLGFNAQCLGAIRKMLKRPAGMVLVTGPTGSGKTTTLYGILRAINSIGINVMTLEEPVEYQLGIVRQTQVREQHGLGFAEGVRAVMRQDPDVIFIGEIRDHETAQMALRAAMTGHRVFSTLHTNGALGVLPRLCDLGLQPGMLAGNFTGVVAQRLVRMLCPDCKRLKPVTPEERRMLRLDRVETLPPMIGSAQGCPACRHTGYRGRTVVAEVLRVTPALEDLFAKQASRRALLGQAQQDGYRPMIEDGTDKVLAGSISLESLGESVDMTERM; translated from the coding sequence GCGGCTTGGCGAACGGCTGGTCGCGGGCAAGCGTATAAGCACCGACCAGCTCCGGATCGCGCTGCACGAACAGCGCGTGGCGGGCGGACTTTTGGGCGAGGCGCTGATCAAGCTTGGCTTTATCAACGCTTCGTTGCTGGCGGAAACGCTGGCCGACAGCGGCGGTTACCGTCGCATCGACATACGCACGGCGCAGATCGACATGACGCTGGCGGCCATGGTGCCGAAAACGGTTGCGCGGCAATGCCGGGCAATTCCATTGGTGCGCAACGGCGACAGGATCGAGCTGGCGATGGCGGACCCGTTCGACATCATGGCGCTCGATCAAATGCGTCACCATATGCCCGCCGGCTGCGATCTCGTGCCCTGCGTCGCCGATTTGCACGATCTGATGGCCGGGATCGAACAGCATTACGGCGATGACGCCGTGGCGGACAGGTTGCTGCAGCAGATAGAGGGCGCGGGCGGCTTCGCCGAACATGCGCAGGCATCGATCCACCCCGTGATCGAGCTGGCCGACCATTTGATCGAGGAAGCCGTGCGGGTCGGTGCTTCCGACCTGCATTTCGAGCCGGAAGCCGGTTTCGTGCGGCTGCGCTACCGGATCGATGGCATTTTGCATCCGATGCAGCTTTTGCACCGCGATCATTGGCCCGCCATCGCGCAGCGGCTGAAAATTATGGCCGGCATGAACATCGCCAATAGCCGCTTTGCGCAAGACGGCCGCTTTTCCATGCAATGCGGCGGACGGACGGTGGATTTCCGTGTTTCGCTGCTGCCCACCATATGGGGCGAAAACATCGTCATTCGCGTGCTCGACCACCGGCAATCGCTGTTGCCGCTCGATACGCTCGGGTTCAATGCGCAGTGCCTGGGCGCGATCAGAAAAATGCTGAAACGCCCCGCGGGCATGGTGCTGGTCACAGGGCCGACGGGTTCAGGCAAGACCACGACGCTTTACGGCATTTTGCGGGCGATCAATTCGATCGGCATCAATGTCATGACGCTGGAAGAGCCGGTGGAATACCAGCTTGGCATCGTGCGGCAAACGCAGGTGCGCGAACAGCACGGGCTTGGCTTTGCTGAAGGCGTGCGCGCCGTGATGCGGCAAGACCCGGATGTTATTTTCATAGGCGAGATCCGCGACCATGAAACCGCGCAAATGGCGCTGCGTGCCGCGATGACGGGGCACCGCGTTTTCTCAACGCTGCACACCAACGGCGCGCTCGGCGTGCTGCCCCGGCTTTGCGATCTTGGGTTGCAGCCCGGCATGCTGGCCGGGAATTTTACCGGTGTTGTAGCGCAGCGGCTGGTGCGGATGCTGTGCCCCGATTGCAAGCGGCTGAAACCCGTTACGCCGGAAGAGCGGCGGATGCTGCGGCTTGACCGCGTTGAGACGTTGCCGCCCATGATCGGAAGCGCCCAAGGTTGCCCCGCTTGCCGCCATACCGGTTATCGCGGCCGTACGGTGGTGGCGGAAGTGCTGCGCGTTACGCCCGCGCTCGAAGACCTGTTCGCAAAACAGGCGTCGCGGCGGGCGCTGCTTGGGCAGGCGCAACAAGACGGTTACCGCCCCATGATCGAGGACGGGACAGACAAAGTGCTGGCCGGAAGCATCAGCCTTGAGAGCCTAGGCGAGAGCGTCGATATGACGGAGCGTATGTGA